A single Brassica oleracea var. oleracea cultivar TO1000 unplaced genomic scaffold, BOL UnpScaffold01189, whole genome shotgun sequence DNA region contains:
- the LOC106321054 gene encoding glycine-rich cell wall structural protein 1.0-like translates to MPAGEKGGEKKGDGKKGDGGGGDKVKSSGGGGGGGEVHHYDDGPKKGGGKSKGGAHDIDELMKQIKAGGGGNKGNHNLSAKGMGGPMGMMGPMGHQGGGAFPAVQGLPMSGGGGYYPPPPQAMNQQQYMQMMMQQQQKQQAAAYGGYGGGHGGDMYHPMMYARPYPAVNYAHPPPMPPPHSGPYTDMFSDENPAGCSIM, encoded by the exons ATGCCGGCGG GTGAAAAAGGAGGTGAGAAGAAGGGAGACGGTAAGAAAGgagacggtggtggtggtgataagGTGAAGTCCTCCGGTGGTGGGGGAGGAGGAGGTGAAGTTCATCATTATGATGATGGGCCTAAAAAGGGAGGAGGCAAGTCGAAAGGAGGAGCCCATGATATCGATGAGCTCATGAAACAAATCAAAGCAGGTGGAGGAGGTAACAAAGGCAATCATAATCTCAGTGCCAAGGGGATGGGTGGCCCAATGGGTATGATGGGTCCAATGGGACACCAAGGCGGCGGTGCTTTCCCTGCGGTTCAAGGCTTACCGATGAGTGGAGGCGGAGGATATTATCCACCACCGCCTCAGGCAATGAACCAACAACAGTATATGCAAATGATGATGCAACAACAACAGAAACAACAAGCTGCAGCTTATGGAGGATATGGTGGTGGTCATGGTGGAGACATGTACCATCCGATGATGTATGCTCGGCCTTATCCGGCAGTGAATTATGCTCATCCACCGCCAATGCCACCTCCACACTCGGGTCCTTATACTGATATGTTCAGCGATGAGAATCCTGCTGGTTGTAGTATCATGTGA